In Syngnathus typhle isolate RoL2023-S1 ecotype Sweden linkage group LG14, RoL_Styp_1.0, whole genome shotgun sequence, one genomic interval encodes:
- the LOC133167353 gene encoding melanoregulin-like, producing MGAGLTLFCCQFYRKYKRGKKNAVLRMPNAKACKVPEELSSGSSGSDTKEEIVFRQRPESGPQWLTQPSPRANKRASSSSRRESDRELQAFISMRNQADKATEEWEQLNYDIHTLRCAKREVRARWKKILLQLGYQSEVDALLYVNNQNDFNQDQEGLTRATELLTHLLEHTSLFPVGTGHQTRYLYVMDRLVSLDSADDFVRLALEKYPKRQDG from the exons ATGGGTGCCGGCTTGACTCTGTTCTGCTGTCAATTCTACCGAAAGTACAAAAGAGGCAAGAAAAATGCAGTTTTGCG GATGCCCAACGCCAAAGCTTGCAAGGTACCAGAGGAGCTGTCCAGTGGATCCAGCGGTAGCGACACAAAGGAGGAGATTGTCTTCAGGCAGCGGCCGGAAAGCGGACCGCAGTGGCTCACGCAGCCGAGCCCGAGGGCAAACAAACGTGCCTCGTCGTCCAGCAGAAGGGAATCGGACCGAGAACTGCAGGCTTTCATCAGCATGAGGAATCAGGCTGACAAGGCCACGGAG GAATGGGAACAGCTGAATTATGACATTCACACACTACGCTGCGCCAAACGAGAAGTGAGAGCACGATGGAAAAAAATCCTGCTGCAATTAG GTTATCAATCTGAGGTGGATGCCTTGTTGTACGTCAACAATCAAAATGACTTCAATCAAGACCAGGAGGGTCTCACCAGAGCTACAGAGCTCTTGACCCATTTGTTGGAACACACATCCCTGTTTCCTGTAGGCACGGGACATCAGACCAGATACCTCTATGTCATG GACCGCTTGGTTTCTCTGGACAGCGCAGACGACTTTGTCAGACTGGCTCTGGAAAAATATCCAAAGAGACAAGATGGGTAA
- the nipa2 gene encoding magnesium transporter NIPA2, giving the protein MECSVKVVDSESKPNWTFCSENGVWLDLSCASGQQRLLGCLVVDVTQENNASSSNSSTPGFGMAQDRGKYDFYIGLALAVSSSIFIGGSFILKKKGLLRLARKGSMRAGQGGHAYLKEWLWWAGLLSMGAGEAANFAAYAFAPATLVTPLGALSVLVSAVLSSYFLGERLNLHGKLGCLLSVLGSTTMVIHAPKEEEIGSLDNMARKLIDPGFFIFATAVVTVVLLLILGVAPRHGQTNILVYISICSLIGSLSVSCVKGLGIAIKEALGGVNVASVPLAWLLLLGLVVCVGTQINFLNKALDIFNTSLVTPIYYVFFTTSVLTCSAALFKEWQHMGAADIIGTLAGFLTIVVGIFLLHGFKDVNVSLAALAATTRKDQRSANGAYLEANGTYQLLRADGDEERETPFDAVSRRNGSLAS; this is encoded by the exons ATGGAGTGCAGCGTTAAAGTCGTGGACTCGGAGTCGAAACCGAATTGGACTTTTTGTAGCGAAAATG GCGTGTGGCTCGATCTGAGCTGCGCCTCCGGCCAGCAGAGACTTCTCGGCTGCCTGGTAGTCGATGTAACGCAGGAGAATAACGCCAGCAGCAGCAATAGTAGCACACCCGGCTTCGGAATGGCTCAGGACCGCGGCAAGTACGACTTCTACATCGGCCTGGCTCTGGCCGTCAGCTCCAGCATCTTCATCGGAGGTAGCTTCATCCTCAAGAAGAAGGGCCTGCTGCGTCTGGCCAGGAAGGGATCCATGCGAGCTG GTCAAGGCGGCCATGCTTATCTGAAGGAGTGGCTTTGGTGGGCCGGTTTACTTTCAA tgggTGCTGGTGAAGCCGCTAACTTTGCAGCGTACGCTTTCGCCCCCGCCACTCTGGTCACGCCTCTAGGCGCCCTCAGCGTGCTCGTCAG CGCGGTGTTGTCATCATACTTCCTGGGCGAACGCTTGAACCTGCACGGTAAGCTGGGCTGTCTGCTCAGTGTGTTGGGTTCCACCACCATGGTCATACACGCCCCCAAAGAGGAGGAGATCGGCAGCCTGGACAACATGGCACGGAAGTTGATTGACCCAG GCTTCTTCATCTTCGCCACGGCGGTGGTGACGGTGGTGCTGTTGCTGATCTTGGGGGTGGCACCGCGCCACGGCCAGACCAACATCTTGGTGTATATCAGCATCTGCTCGCTCATCggctcgctgtccgtgtcgtgtGTGAAGGGCCTGGGCATCGCCATCAAGGAGGCGCTGGGAGGCGTCAACGTGGCAAGCGTCCCCCTGGCCTGGCTCCTCCTGCTGGGGCTGGTGGTCTGCGTGGGGACGCAGATCAACTTCCTCAACAAGGCGCTGGACATCTTCAACACGTCCCTGGTGACGCCCATATACTACGTGTTCTTCACCACCTCGGTGCTCACCTGCTCGGCGGCGCTCTTTAAGGAGTGGCAGCACATGGGAGCCGCCGACATCATCGGCACGCTGGCCGGCTTCCTCACCATCGTGGTGGGGATCTTCTTGCTGCACGGCTTCAAGGACGTCAACGTCAGCTTGGCCGCACTGGCCGCCACCACCCGCAAGGACCAGAGGAGCGCCAACGGCGCCTACCTCGAAGCCAACGGCACGTACCAACTCCTCCGAGCCGATGGCGACGAGGAGCGCGAGACGCCGTTTGACGCCGTTTCCAGGCGTAACGGGAGCCTGGCGTCGTAG
- the LOC133167354 gene encoding fibronectin type III domain-containing protein 9, with product MAIAVYNVSATSAKVSWLPSAGCLDTFYSVMYSPNWNSLLMAFKRKSFMHEERIPVSQTAAHLANLLPQTTYLLCVTCQAANPAREQCQVFGTLSDSGEGQERGGWEMAAGAWLTCCLLLLVIAGVLLRGCLHGVCAGRASGGEGCSVVTKAIRTARSTSGRLYTPRGSRDHGGQRGQHELRALAQLSGSEPA from the coding sequence ATGGCGATCGCAGTCTACAACGTGTCGGCGACCTCGGCGAAGGTGAGTTGGCTCCCGTCGGCCGGCTGCCTGGATACTTTCTACAGCGTCATGTACAGCCCCAACTGGAACAGCCTGCTGATGGCCTTCAAGCGCAAGAGCTTCATGCACGAGGAGCGCATCCCCGTCAGCCAGACGGCCGCCCACCTGGCCAACCTGCTCCCGCAGACTACCTATTTACTCTGCGTCACGTGCCAGGCGGCCAACCCAGCGCGGGAGCAGTGCCAGGTGTTCGGCACGCTGAGCGACAGCGGCGAGGGGCAGGAGCGCGGCGGCTGGGAGATGGCCGCCGGCGCCTGGCTGACCTGCTGCCTTCTGCTGCTGGTTATCGCCGGCGTCCTGCTAAGGGGGTGTCTGCACGGCGTGTGCGCGGGTCGAGCGAGCGGCGGAGAAGGATGCTCGGTGGTGACCAAAGCCATCCGCACGGCTCGCTCCACGTCCGGGCGGCTCTACACTCCCCGAGGGAGCCGCGACCACGGCGGCCAACGCGGTCAGCACGAGCTCAGGGCGTTGGCTCAGCTGTCTGGGAGCGAGCCGGCTTGA